One window from the genome of Streptomyces sp. WZ-12 encodes:
- a CDS encoding metal ABC transporter permease has protein sequence MLLADAAAPAWSWNLIADFQQMWSFPFMVNAFRAGAITAVVSAVVGWFVVLRRQTFAAHTVSTVAFPGAAGAVLLGVSAVYGYFALCVAAALVIAALRGSGDREESALTGTVQAFLLAAGFLFIALYKGLLEGPQTILFGTFLGITSTQVTVLAGAGIGVLAVLALIGRPLLFASLDPQVAAGRGVPVRALSVLFLVLLGAATAEASQITGTLLVFALMVIPAATAQTLTARPGLSLALAALLALAATWLGLTAAYYAPYPLGFFVTSFAFAGYVLARGGHALHAVRSRLRPSPPAKEVTA, from the coding sequence ATGCTGCTGGCTGACGCCGCCGCGCCCGCCTGGTCCTGGAACCTCATCGCCGACTTCCAACAGATGTGGTCGTTCCCGTTCATGGTCAACGCCTTCCGCGCGGGGGCGATCACCGCCGTGGTGTCGGCCGTGGTCGGGTGGTTCGTGGTGCTGCGCCGGCAGACCTTCGCCGCGCACACCGTCTCCACGGTCGCCTTCCCCGGCGCGGCCGGGGCGGTCCTGCTCGGAGTCAGCGCGGTCTACGGCTACTTCGCCCTGTGCGTGGCCGCCGCACTGGTCATCGCGGCCCTGCGCGGCAGCGGCGACCGCGAGGAGTCCGCGCTCACCGGAACCGTCCAAGCCTTCCTCCTCGCCGCCGGCTTCCTCTTCATCGCCCTGTACAAAGGGCTGTTGGAGGGCCCGCAGACGATCCTGTTCGGCACGTTCCTCGGCATCACCTCGACGCAGGTGACCGTGCTGGCGGGGGCCGGCATCGGGGTGCTCGCGGTGCTGGCACTGATCGGGCGTCCCCTGCTCTTCGCGTCCCTCGACCCCCAGGTCGCCGCCGGGCGGGGAGTCCCGGTCCGCGCCCTCTCGGTACTCTTCCTCGTCCTGCTCGGCGCGGCGACCGCCGAGGCCAGCCAGATCACCGGAACCCTGCTCGTCTTCGCCCTGATGGTCATCCCCGCCGCCACCGCCCAAACCCTCACCGCCCGACCAGGATTGAGCCTCGCGCTCGCCGCGCTCCTGGCCCTCGCGGCCACCTGGCTCGGCCTGACCGCCGCCTACTACGCGCCCTACCCGCTGGGCTTCTTCGTGACGTCGTTCGCCTTCGCCGGCTACGTCCTCGCCCGGGGCGGGCACGCGCTGCACGCGGTCCGCAGCCGCCTCAGGCCGTCCCCGCCGGCCAAGGAGGTCACGGCATGA
- a CDS encoding metal ABC transporter permease has translation MTSLLAASPLAQPFFLHALLAGTAIAAASGLVGYFLVLRAQVFTGDALSHVAFTGAMAALAFGYDLRLGLFAATVAIALLFGTLGRAARPDDVVIGSVFSWLLGLGAFFTTLYTTSRSTTNGNAGVSVLFGSIFGISASSAVVAALVAAGICLTVLLIARPLLFATLDEAVAAARGVPVRLLGLGFLTIAGVSAAEATQAVGSLLLLGLLAAPAGAAIRLTDRPYRALALSAVLAVLEMWTGLLAAHALPQIPPSFAIMTAATAVYSATFLIRRPVTRTAAPAGA, from the coding sequence ATGACCAGTCTGCTGGCCGCCTCACCGCTGGCCCAACCCTTCTTCCTGCACGCCCTGTTGGCCGGGACCGCCATCGCCGCCGCCTCGGGGCTCGTCGGCTACTTCCTCGTCCTGCGCGCCCAGGTCTTCACCGGCGACGCCCTCAGCCACGTCGCCTTCACCGGCGCCATGGCCGCCCTCGCCTTCGGCTACGACCTCCGCCTCGGGCTGTTCGCCGCCACCGTCGCCATCGCGCTGCTCTTCGGCACTCTCGGCCGCGCGGCACGCCCCGACGACGTGGTCATAGGCAGCGTCTTCTCCTGGCTCCTGGGCCTCGGCGCCTTCTTCACCACCCTGTACACCACCTCCCGCAGCACCACCAACGGGAACGCCGGCGTCAGCGTCCTGTTCGGCTCGATCTTCGGCATCTCCGCGAGCAGTGCAGTCGTGGCCGCCCTGGTCGCCGCCGGCATCTGCCTGACGGTGCTGCTCATCGCGCGCCCCCTGCTCTTCGCTACCCTCGACGAAGCCGTGGCCGCCGCCCGCGGCGTGCCCGTCCGGCTGCTCGGCCTCGGCTTCCTGACGATCGCGGGCGTCAGCGCCGCCGAGGCCACCCAGGCCGTCGGATCGCTGCTCCTGCTCGGTCTGTTGGCCGCCCCCGCTGGCGCCGCGATCCGGCTCACCGACCGCCCCTACCGCGCGCTCGCCCTCTCCGCCGTGCTCGCCGTACTGGAGATGTGGACGGGACTCCTCGCCGCCCACGCGCTGCCGCAGATCCCCCCGAGCTTCGCCATCATGACCGCCGCCACCGCCGTCTACTCCGCCACCTTCCTGATACGACGCCCCGTCACCCGCACCGCGGCCCCCGCGGGGGCATGA
- a CDS encoding Fur family transcriptional regulator, whose amino-acid sequence MASNRPHTSAPARELALIGRLTQQRAVVLAALVAVEGFVGAQALHNQLTDDGTPVGLSTVYRTLTAFADAGRADVVRDRNGERLFRYRPGPDHRHYLICTECGLSLAVDSEPVETWADKVARTSGFADVRHTVELAGLCPDCAQGRARVQ is encoded by the coding sequence ATGGCGAGCAACCGACCGCACACCTCCGCGCCGGCGCGTGAACTGGCCCTGATCGGCCGCCTCACCCAACAGCGCGCCGTCGTGCTGGCGGCCCTCGTGGCGGTGGAAGGCTTCGTCGGCGCCCAGGCCCTGCACAACCAACTGACCGACGACGGAACCCCGGTCGGCCTGTCCACGGTCTACCGCACCCTGACCGCCTTCGCCGACGCGGGCCGCGCCGACGTCGTCCGCGACCGCAACGGCGAACGTCTCTTCCGCTACCGTCCCGGCCCCGACCACCGCCACTACCTGATCTGCACCGAATGCGGCCTCAGCCTCGCGGTCGACTCGGAACCCGTGGAGACCTGGGCCGACAAGGTCGCCCGGACCTCCGGCTTCGCGGACGTCCGCCACACCGTCGAACTCGCCGGCCTCTGCCCGGACTGCGCACAGGGGCGGGCACGGGTGCAATGA